One Perognathus longimembris pacificus isolate PPM17 chromosome 2, ASM2315922v1, whole genome shotgun sequence DNA segment encodes these proteins:
- the LOC125347282 gene encoding zinc finger protein 786-like isoform X3 — translation MAEQTLLPLTFEDVAIYFSKQEWQHLQTWQKKLYKHVMRTNYETLVSLDADLPKPELILWIEHEGEPFGSWEESQKPGNVKDSSAEAHFDPVTEQLLGDPLQGHGSSGPFLGGREDVSFSSPQGLSLVTPQRPDTLAPGAAAHSSSVSVAEGGIPSHRALGLPSWQGLPSPHPVCVESFGQKNHLGTHPVGHSKYPESSAGRKPGSQVHLTRRRRPEPCPVCGRSSQQKRYFLRNLVGLERNSPIQGRKCKVCSHPKQVLSRSPPPGKGSAPRPDLLSTGSPKDSPPWAKRPVSWRSRRCAPPGWEPMNVSFRMRASHLGPAGHQSKDALPFHCAQCEARFSLRTQLYIHQRKHRDPRRFPCSECSLAFPLRCHLQEHLRLHSGERPFQCPQCSKSFRLKCTLRYHLRLHSGERPFQCPKCPKSFCFNYILRDHLRLHSGERPFQCPKCPKSFRLKCTLRYHLSLHSGERPFQCPKCSKSFRLKGTLRNHLHMHSGERPFQCPQCLKSFRCKGALQDHQHTHSAQKPFQCLQCPRSFIRQTHLTRHLGRHSGERHVQCSVCGKSFQARADMKTYQLLHGGEMPFSCKCGKGFAKRFKLVEHIRTHIGEKPFQCSRCKKPFQCPKCNEAFRLKKQLLSHQRVHTGESPKSKLTAHVKVNTKPCPAPRDSKPDTEIKKG, via the exons ATGGCGGAGCAGACTCTG TTACCGCTGACTTTTGAGGACGTGGCCATTTATTTCTCAAAGCAGGAATGGCAGCATCTGCAGACATGGCAGAAGAAGCTCTACAAGCATGTCATGAGAACCAATTACGAGACTCTGGTCTCACTAG ATGCTGATCTTCCTAAACCGGAGCTAATACTCTGGATTGAACATGAAGGAGAGCCTTTTGGGAGCTGGGAAGAATCCCAGAAGCCAGGAAATGTGAAGGATTCCTCTGCTGAGGCACATTTTGATCCAGTAACAGAGCAGCTGTTGGGTG ATCCTTTGCAGGGCCACGGCTCCTCTGGACCCTtcttaggaggaagggaagacgtTTCCTTCAGCTCTCCGCAAGGCCTCAGCCTCGTGACCCCACAGAGACCTGACACCCTGGCTCCAGGCGCAGCAGCCCACAGCTCTAGCGTGTCTGTGGCAGAAGGGGGAATTCCAAGTCACAGAGCCCTGGGCCTCCCCTCCTGGCAGGGTCTCCCAAGTCCTCACCCAGTGTGTGTAGAGAGCTTTGGGCAGAAAAACCATTTAGGGACGCACCCAGTGGGCCACTCCAAGTACCCAGAGAGTAGTGCTGGGAGGAAACCTGGCAGCCAAGTCCACCTGACCAGGAGGCGGAGGCCAGAGCCGTGCCCTGTGTGTGGGAGGAGCTCACAGCAGAAGCGGTATTTTCTGAGAAACTTGGTTGGCCTTGAAAGGAATAGTCCAATCCAAGGCCGGAAATGCAAGGTGTGCTCTCATCCCAAGCAGGTCCTTTCCCGCTCACCACCTCCAGGCAAGGGCTCAGCGCCCCGCCCAGACCTTCTCAGCACTGGGAGCCCAAAGGACAGCCCACCCTGGGCAAAGAGGCCAGTGTCATGGCGAAGCCGCAGATGTGCCCCCCCAGGATGGGAGCCAATGAATGTCTCCTTCAGAATGCGCGCCTCGCACTTGGGGCCCGCTGGGCACCAGTCCAAGGACGCACTGCCCTTCCACTGTGCCCAGTGTGAAGCGCGCTTCAGCCTGCGAACCCAGCTGTACATCCACCAGCGCAAGCACAGAGACCCCAGGCGCTTCCCCTGCAGTGAGTGCAGCCTCGCCTTCCCCCTGCGGTGTCACCTCCAGGAGCACCTGCGCCTGCACAGCGGGGAGAGGCCCTTCCAGTGCCCGCAGTGCTCCAAGAGCTTTCGCCTCAAGTGTACCTTGCGGTACCACCTGCGCCTGCATAGTGGGGAGAGGCCCTTCCAGTGTCCCAagtgccccaagagcttctgCTTCAACTATATCCTGCGGGACCACCTGCGCCTGCATAGCGGGGAGAGGCCATTCCAGTGTCCCaagtgccccaagagcttccgcCTCAAGTGTACCCTGCGGTACCACCTGAGCCTTCACAGCGGAGAGAGGCCCTTCCAGTGTCCCAAGTGCTCTAAGAGCTTCCGCCTCAAGGGTACCCTGCGGAACCACCTGCACATGCACAGCGGGGAGAGGCCCTTCCAGTGCCCGCAGTGCCTCAAGAGCTTCCGCTGCAAGGGCGCCTTGCAGgatcaccagcacacacacagtgctcaaAAGCCCTTCCAGTGCCTGCAGTGCCCCAGGAGCTTCATCCGGCAGACCCACCTCACCAGGCACCTGGGTCGGCACAGCGGGGAGAGGCACGTGCAGTGTTCTGTCTGCGGCAAGAGCTTCCAGGCCAGGGCTGACATGAAGACATACCAGCTGCTGCACGGAGGGGAGATGCCGTTCTCCTGCAAGTGCGGCAAGGGCTTCGCCAAGCGCTTCAAGCTGGTAGAACACATCAGGACTCACATCGGCGAGAAGCCTTTCCAGTGTAGCAGGTGCAAGAAACCTTTCCAGTGTCCCAAGTGCAACGAAGCTTTCCGCTTGAAGAAACAACTGCTGAGCCACCAGCGGGTACACACTGGGGAGAGCCCTAAGTCCAAACTCACTGCCCATGTCAAAGTAAACACAAAACCCTGTCCTGCTCCGAGGGACTCTAAGCCTGATACTGAAATTAAGAAAGGCTGA